A single window of Chloracidobacterium thermophilum B DNA harbors:
- a CDS encoding bifunctional folylpolyglutamate synthase/dihydrofolate synthase, which produces MDFEAATRYLQALGNEVTTMKLGLEAMRVLLAELGQPERKFCAVHVAGTNGKGSTCAFLASIFQQAGLRTGLYTSPHLISPVERIKLNGQSIPEAAFAEVMTQVHDAVESLLEQGRLAARPTFFEHLTAAAFTYLAARQAEVVVAEVGLGGRLDATNVLHPAAAVITNIGEDHREWLGPTLSHIAREKAGIIKPGVPVYLADTQPEEARRVLAHSALAQQVEPQWVAPFETVHLDATGCPSVRFDQRFPSLEGGVCRLSLRGRHQTQNAALAAVVAQAELRRRGVAESDIGRAIVAGLETTHWPGRLQWLETTPPVLLDGAHNPQGAQALAHFLESIGGRRPRTAIFATMRDKPAADLLSALASGVDRLILTGVKNQPRTMPRESLEVIALGYWLPSGIIQAPDVAMALARARELTPPEGLILVCGSIYLIGEALQALQVPVL; this is translated from the coding sequence ATGGACTTTGAGGCTGCTACCCGATACCTGCAGGCTTTGGGCAATGAAGTCACCACGATGAAGCTTGGCCTTGAAGCCATGCGCGTGCTTTTGGCCGAGCTGGGGCAGCCTGAGCGGAAATTCTGCGCCGTTCACGTTGCCGGCACGAACGGCAAAGGTTCGACCTGCGCGTTTCTGGCCAGCATCTTCCAGCAGGCGGGTTTGCGTACCGGGCTGTACACCTCGCCCCACCTGATAAGTCCCGTGGAGCGCATCAAACTCAATGGGCAGAGTATCCCGGAAGCCGCTTTTGCAGAGGTCATGACGCAGGTTCATGACGCGGTTGAGTCATTGTTGGAACAGGGGCGTCTGGCTGCGCGTCCGACGTTTTTTGAGCATCTCACAGCCGCGGCCTTTACCTACCTGGCCGCCCGGCAGGCCGAGGTCGTCGTGGCCGAAGTCGGCCTGGGCGGCCGGCTGGATGCCACCAACGTCCTGCACCCAGCGGCGGCAGTCATCACCAACATCGGCGAAGACCACCGGGAATGGCTGGGGCCCACGCTGTCCCACATCGCCCGTGAAAAGGCCGGGATCATCAAGCCCGGCGTGCCGGTGTACCTGGCGGACACCCAGCCAGAGGAAGCGCGCCGGGTGTTGGCGCACTCTGCCCTGGCGCAGCAGGTTGAACCGCAGTGGGTGGCTCCCTTCGAGACCGTACATCTGGATGCCACGGGCTGCCCTTCTGTCCGCTTTGACCAGCGCTTTCCCAGCCTGGAAGGCGGAGTGTGCCGGTTGTCGCTGCGCGGCAGGCATCAGACGCAAAACGCGGCTCTGGCGGCCGTGGTTGCCCAGGCTGAACTGCGCCGCCGGGGTGTAGCCGAAAGCGACATCGGCCGGGCGATTGTGGCCGGACTGGAAACCACCCACTGGCCCGGACGTTTACAGTGGCTGGAGACAACTCCGCCGGTACTGCTTGACGGCGCGCACAACCCACAGGGAGCGCAGGCGCTGGCGCACTTTCTGGAAAGCATTGGCGGGCGGCGTCCCCGAACCGCCATCTTTGCCACCATGCGCGACAAACCGGCCGCCGATCTGCTGTCGGCACTGGCGTCGGGTGTGGATCGTCTGATTCTGACGGGGGTCAAAAACCAGCCCCGGACGATGCCGCGTGAGAGTCTCGAAGTCATTGCCCTGGGCTACTGGCTGCCGTCGGGTATCATCCAGGCGCCGGATGTCGCCATGGCGCTGGCCCGGGCCCGCGAACTGACGCCACCTGAAGGGCTGATTCTCGTCTGCGGCTCCATTTACCTCATCGGCGAGGCACTCCAGGCGCTGCAAGTGCCGGTTTTGTGA
- a CDS encoding peroxiredoxin: MPNVGDPAPDFSLVANDGQTYSLSQFRGKNHVVLVFYPGDDTPTCTAQLCDYRDGWEDFRQLDAVILGVSTNDLTAHKKFAEKYSFPFPLLEDPGNQLCKAYGVLMLGGLLPVANRAVFIIDKQGIIRYRHVEMLPIFKRSRTELLAALRQIAA, encoded by the coding sequence ATGCCCAACGTAGGAGACCCGGCGCCGGATTTTTCCCTGGTCGCCAATGACGGCCAAACCTATTCCCTGTCCCAGTTCCGGGGCAAAAACCACGTCGTGCTCGTGTTCTATCCCGGCGACGACACCCCGACCTGCACGGCGCAACTGTGCGACTACCGCGACGGCTGGGAAGACTTCCGGCAACTCGATGCGGTGATTCTTGGCGTCAGCACCAACGACCTGACGGCGCACAAAAAGTTCGCCGAAAAGTATTCCTTCCCCTTCCCGCTGCTCGAAGACCCCGGAAACCAACTGTGCAAGGCGTATGGTGTCCTGATGCTGGGCGGTCTGCTCCCAGTCGCCAACCGGGCTGTGTTCATCATTGACAAGCAGGGCATCATCCGCTACCGCCACGTCGAAATGCTGCCCATTTTCAAGCGCAGCCGCACCGAACTGCTCGCAGCCCTACGCCAGATAGCCGCCTGA
- a CDS encoding YfgM family protein, giving the protein MHQVQRFFRHWLLWTMCLWLTPVDVPAQEFADFGLVRSTISVTLRPAEYSADVTATLELTNIARQAEARTLTLRLTKAAKVTAFTVNERAFSTDEKKQPGGDAAIATYVAELSPPLAPGGKVTARLAYTLTYRESTSYAAITPGDTLLLPESGWTPFIHLPQSSHGPDTAPYVLTVARPPDGEVWSSGTRRETDDAIVFTSDLAGEPWLVVQPLGPPVSRRVAADNGESVTIHVRSAQGLPAETQRQAQRLAEEVERILAFYQKLWGAAPVREFHLLTTPRRVVADRRSPELRGRDFDTDRAIRYAAPGAVLIEAAALRRPTLDAEMVEWLTASLAQTWLGGKVRLRGRGWGILADALPAYLTGRYIEQHYGPAAGRDFWLRRSFAYGRLAAIRVSQQGFERGIDLIPVLQHPAFPDYYASMPNRGALVFRLLERLVGRDTLLTAIRETVADPGGTATYEAFRNRLVGTPPDERRANFFRQWFEELSEPDFVIGVPVRREDGPGWTCALRNLGTGDASLPVVAITDKGERLTTTVELPSKGYATAVFETPATITSVELDPEKLYPQVRFGYDRNSRQFDNDARPERRYAFGLLLDAEATLTRRLKAGETEAQRQAEAEGLLREALAREPDLALARAYLARTLIAQGKPDAAAEQVAAIRRAALPSRYPLALALLTEADLAMARQAYEQARAAYKAAFEMESGPALDEQARRGLLASETAAGQASPPDEELRAFLATMDKAIRTGTSKALEACFIRPDTSRFVLGIVVSKPDAWTTQGLRMERLDARRVLLDVRVVVVSATKEEQTGTGLIFLRRVGQSWMVERLDQFVLAKR; this is encoded by the coding sequence ATGCACCAAGTTCAACGTTTTTTCCGGCACTGGCTTCTGTGGACCATGTGCCTGTGGCTGACACCCGTGGACGTACCGGCCCAGGAGTTTGCTGACTTCGGCCTCGTTCGCTCAACCATTAGCGTAACGCTTCGCCCGGCCGAATACAGCGCCGATGTCACGGCCACGCTTGAACTGACCAACATTGCCCGGCAGGCCGAAGCGCGGACGCTCACCCTGCGGCTGACGAAAGCGGCCAAAGTGACGGCGTTCACGGTCAACGAACGGGCTTTTTCCACGGACGAAAAAAAACAGCCCGGCGGCGATGCGGCCATTGCCACGTACGTGGCGGAACTCTCCCCGCCCCTGGCGCCGGGAGGGAAAGTCACCGCCCGGCTGGCCTACACGCTGACCTACCGCGAAAGCACCAGCTATGCTGCCATCACTCCCGGCGATACGCTGCTTCTGCCGGAGTCCGGCTGGACGCCCTTCATTCACCTGCCCCAGAGCAGCCACGGCCCGGATACTGCCCCCTACGTCCTGACCGTCGCCCGGCCGCCCGATGGCGAAGTCTGGTCCAGTGGGACGCGCCGGGAAACTGATGATGCCATCGTCTTCACTTCAGATTTGGCGGGTGAACCCTGGCTGGTCGTGCAACCCCTCGGCCCGCCGGTCAGCCGCCGTGTTGCCGCAGATAACGGTGAATCTGTGACGATTCACGTCCGCAGCGCCCAGGGACTACCGGCCGAAACCCAGCGCCAGGCGCAGCGGCTGGCCGAGGAAGTCGAGCGGATTCTGGCCTTTTACCAGAAGTTGTGGGGTGCGGCCCCGGTGCGTGAGTTCCACCTGCTGACAACGCCCCGCCGCGTGGTTGCTGACCGGCGCAGCCCGGAACTGCGTGGACGGGATTTCGACACCGACCGCGCCATCCGGTATGCCGCACCGGGTGCGGTGCTCATCGAAGCGGCGGCCCTGCGCCGTCCGACACTGGATGCCGAAATGGTGGAATGGCTGACGGCGAGCCTGGCCCAGACCTGGCTCGGCGGCAAAGTCCGGCTGCGGGGGCGTGGGTGGGGCATCCTGGCGGACGCGCTGCCGGCATATCTGACAGGACGCTACATCGAACAGCACTACGGGCCGGCCGCCGGGCGGGATTTCTGGTTGCGTCGGAGCTTTGCCTACGGCCGCCTGGCTGCCATCCGGGTCTCCCAGCAGGGTTTCGAGCGGGGCATTGATCTGATTCCGGTGCTCCAGCATCCGGCTTTCCCGGATTACTACGCCAGCATGCCAAACAGGGGTGCGCTCGTTTTCCGCCTGCTGGAACGCCTCGTCGGGCGTGACACGCTGTTGACGGCCATCCGGGAGACCGTCGCCGATCCGGGGGGCACTGCCACCTACGAAGCGTTCCGCAACCGCCTTGTCGGAACGCCGCCCGATGAGCGCCGCGCCAACTTCTTCCGGCAGTGGTTCGAGGAACTCAGCGAGCCGGATTTCGTCATCGGTGTTCCGGTCAGGCGCGAGGACGGCCCGGGCTGGACTTGCGCCCTGCGCAATCTGGGCACGGGCGATGCCAGCCTGCCTGTCGTGGCCATCACTGACAAGGGAGAACGGCTGACCACAACGGTGGAACTGCCTTCCAAAGGCTATGCCACGGCCGTGTTTGAGACCCCGGCCACCATCACCAGCGTCGAACTCGACCCCGAAAAGCTCTATCCCCAGGTGCGCTTTGGCTACGACCGCAACTCCAGGCAGTTCGACAACGACGCCCGCCCGGAACGACGCTACGCCTTCGGGCTGCTGCTCGATGCCGAAGCCACACTCACCCGTCGTCTGAAGGCCGGTGAAACCGAAGCGCAGCGTCAGGCCGAAGCGGAAGGACTGCTGCGCGAGGCCCTGGCCCGCGAGCCGGACTTGGCCCTGGCCCGCGCCTACCTGGCCCGGACACTCATCGCCCAGGGTAAGCCCGATGCGGCAGCGGAGCAGGTGGCCGCCATTCGCCGCGCGGCGCTTCCTTCCCGGTATCCGCTGGCGCTGGCGCTGCTGACCGAAGCCGATCTGGCCATGGCCCGCCAGGCCTACGAGCAGGCGCGCGCCGCCTACAAAGCCGCGTTTGAGATGGAATCCGGCCCGGCGCTGGATGAGCAGGCCCGGCGGGGACTGCTGGCCAGTGAAACGGCCGCCGGACAGGCCTCCCCGCCCGACGAGGAACTCCGGGCCTTCCTGGCCACGATGGACAAAGCCATCCGTACGGGTACGTCCAAGGCGCTCGAAGCCTGTTTCATCCGCCCCGACACGTCCAGGTTCGTGCTGGGCATCGTGGTTTCCAAGCCTGACGCCTGGACGACCCAGGGCCTGCGCATGGAACGTCTCGACGCCCGCCGCGTCCTGCTCGACGTACGGGTGGTGGTCGTCTCCGCCACGAAGGAAGAACAAACCGGGACGGGACTGATCTTTCTGCGGCGGGTGGGACAGAGCTGGATGGTTGAACGGCTCGATCAGTTCGTGCTGGCCAAGCGCTAG
- the pip gene encoding prolyl aminopeptidase: MTDARTLYPPIEPYETGMLPVSERHTLYYEVSGNPQGKPVVFLHGGPGGGTSPDHRRYFDPERYRIVLFDQRGAGKSTPYACLEENTTWDLVADIERLRQHLDIRKWVVFGGSWGSTLALAYAETHPDRVRALVLRGIFLCRKKEIDWFYQEGANAIFPDAWEPYRDLIPPDERHDMVAAYYRRLTSDDEQVRLAAARAWSVWEGSTSKLLPDPELIKDFDERALAIARIECHYFINRIFMESEHYLLEHVHRIRHIPTVIVQGRYDVVCPVMTAWELHKAFPEADFQIIPNAGHSASEPGTTAALVAATDRFALLPD, encoded by the coding sequence ATGACCGACGCGCGCACGCTCTATCCGCCCATCGAACCCTATGAAACCGGGATGCTGCCGGTTTCCGAACGGCACACGCTGTACTACGAAGTCAGCGGCAATCCCCAGGGGAAGCCGGTGGTCTTTCTCCACGGCGGGCCCGGCGGCGGCACCTCCCCTGACCACCGGCGGTACTTCGACCCGGAGCGTTACCGCATCGTCCTGTTTGACCAGCGCGGTGCCGGGAAAAGCACGCCCTACGCCTGTCTGGAAGAGAACACGACGTGGGATTTGGTTGCCGACATCGAGCGTTTGCGCCAACACCTGGACATCCGAAAGTGGGTCGTGTTTGGCGGCTCCTGGGGCAGTACCCTGGCGCTGGCTTACGCAGAAACCCATCCCGACCGCGTCCGGGCGCTGGTGCTGCGGGGAATTTTTCTGTGCCGCAAAAAGGAGATTGACTGGTTTTACCAGGAAGGGGCGAATGCCATTTTCCCGGACGCCTGGGAGCCGTACCGCGATCTCATTCCCCCGGATGAACGCCACGACATGGTGGCCGCTTACTACCGCCGGTTGACGAGCGACGATGAGCAAGTGCGGCTGGCGGCTGCCCGCGCCTGGAGTGTCTGGGAAGGCAGTACCTCAAAACTGCTCCCGGACCCGGAACTCATCAAGGATTTCGACGAGCGTGCGCTGGCCATTGCCCGCATTGAGTGCCACTACTTCATCAACCGGATTTTCATGGAGTCCGAGCATTACCTGCTCGAACACGTCCATCGCATTCGCCACATTCCGACGGTCATCGTGCAGGGGCGTTACGATGTGGTGTGTCCGGTGATGACCGCCTGGGAGCTGCACAAGGCGTTTCCCGAAGCCGATTTTCAAATCATTCCGAACGCCGGGCATTCCGCCTCGGAGCCGGGGACGACGGCGGCGCTGGTTGCGGCGACGGACCGTTTCGCCCTGCTGCCCGACTAG
- the accD gene encoding acetyl-CoA carboxylase, carboxyltransferase subunit beta: MAWFRRKRNITEETLPSDRKVRTEGLFVKCPACGTTLFKKDLEASLYVCTNCRHHMKWPTRLRLAHLFDEGRYETFDDNIVSTDILGFFDTKSYAERIEQARKSTGFNDAIVCAEGTLGGRPIIGCVMVMEFIGGSMGSVVGEKVTRAIERAIARKKPLIIVSASGGARMMEGTYSLMQLAKICGALARLDAARVPYISVLTDPTTGGVTASFAMLGDINVAEPGALIGFAGPRVIEQTIRQKLPPGFQQAEFLLTHGMLDAVVDRREMRKFLMDALAFMAG, from the coding sequence ATGGCCTGGTTTCGACGCAAGCGCAATATCACCGAAGAAACACTGCCTTCCGACCGCAAGGTGCGAACCGAAGGTTTGTTTGTCAAATGTCCGGCCTGTGGGACGACGCTGTTCAAGAAGGACCTTGAAGCCAGCCTGTACGTCTGCACCAACTGTCGGCATCACATGAAATGGCCGACCCGGTTGCGCCTGGCGCATCTGTTTGATGAAGGCCGGTACGAAACCTTCGACGACAACATCGTTTCCACTGACATCCTGGGGTTCTTCGATACCAAGTCCTATGCCGAGCGAATTGAACAGGCCCGCAAGAGTACCGGCTTCAACGATGCCATCGTCTGCGCCGAGGGTACGCTTGGTGGGCGTCCCATCATCGGCTGCGTCATGGTGATGGAGTTCATCGGCGGCAGCATGGGGTCAGTTGTCGGTGAAAAGGTGACACGCGCCATCGAGCGGGCCATTGCCCGGAAAAAGCCGCTCATCATCGTTTCGGCTTCCGGCGGGGCGCGCATGATGGAAGGCACCTACAGCCTGATGCAGCTTGCCAAGATTTGCGGCGCGCTGGCCCGTCTGGATGCGGCGCGTGTGCCGTATATTTCCGTCCTGACCGACCCGACAACCGGCGGCGTCACGGCCAGTTTTGCCATGCTGGGCGACATCAACGTGGCTGAACCGGGCGCGCTCATCGGGTTTGCCGGACCACGGGTGATCGAGCAAACCATTCGTCAAAAGCTGCCCCCCGGATTCCAGCAGGCGGAATTCCTGCTGACCCACGGCATGCTTGATGCCGTTGTGGACCGGCGTGAGATGCGGAAGTTTCTGATGGATGCCCTGGCTTTTATGGCCGGCTGA
- the bioD gene encoding dethiobiotin synthase, producing the protein MTPIFFVTGTDTGVGKTAVTCALVRTLIQSGCRARAVKPIESGCAMDAAGELQPADALAHRRAAGLEHLPLERFIRYRLAEPLAPAVAAERAGVTIELEACLELVQSAAAETDVLLVEGAGGLLVPLAGTAGTGYQTVADFIARLGCPTLVVARARLGTLNHVLLTWNELHRRGLPCVGVILNDTDAEAGLEREDNARVLRAFGVPVLAELPYGMTHLEPYQLEPYLSDARRYLTGNPPP; encoded by the coding sequence ATGACGCCAATCTTTTTCGTAACCGGAACTGACACGGGTGTGGGCAAAACCGCTGTCACCTGTGCCCTGGTGCGGACATTGATCCAGTCCGGCTGTCGCGCGCGCGCCGTCAAGCCGATTGAGTCCGGCTGCGCCATGGACGCTGCTGGTGAACTCCAGCCGGCGGATGCGCTGGCCCATCGCCGGGCGGCCGGACTGGAGCACCTGCCTCTGGAACGCTTCATCCGCTATCGGTTGGCGGAACCGCTTGCCCCGGCCGTGGCGGCAGAACGGGCTGGCGTCACCATTGAACTGGAAGCCTGTCTTGAACTTGTGCAGTCCGCCGCCGCTGAAACGGATGTGTTGCTCGTGGAAGGGGCGGGCGGACTGCTCGTGCCACTGGCGGGAACAGCCGGCACAGGCTACCAGACCGTCGCCGATTTCATCGCCCGGCTGGGTTGTCCGACGCTGGTGGTGGCGCGGGCGCGGCTGGGCACGCTCAACCACGTCCTGCTCACCTGGAACGAACTGCACCGCCGTGGACTTCCATGTGTGGGCGTCATTCTCAACGACACGGACGCCGAAGCCGGTCTGGAGCGGGAAGACAACGCGCGCGTGCTGCGAGCATTTGGCGTCCCGGTACTGGCCGAACTACCATACGGCATGACGCACCTTGAACCGTACCAGCTTGAACCCTACCTGTCGGACGCCCGGCGTTACCTCACCGGCAACCCACCGCCCTGA
- a CDS encoding molybdopterin-dependent oxidoreductase, producing MELVTLTIDGKTYQAPKGMLLLEFCTAQGIAIPNFCYYPDLTSQAACRMCLVRIEKVPKLATACTVTITDGMVVTASSDEIVEARKGMLDFILGNHPLDCPVCDKGGQCELQDMAFQYGAVYAHYEVPKNNKEERRLSPFIAYDEQRCVKCYRCVRVCEDWMDVHALTKIFRGTNEVIGFYGQDLHCEQCGNCVEVCPVGALLSVDSRFKARPWDMREQQTTCSFCADGCQLELGVRGKQYVRAASKDLTGINGEFLCIRGRYGSAYISNPARLTTPLIRQGNDLKPATWDEALATAARLLSGIHKQHGGNAVAIVGSSRLTNEANFALARFGRTLDTPHLAHFRNVELGDFYAHLSAPLATHEDIKQATTIVQIGGDPTEYSPLTGFAMRYAQRKHGARLLVINQRATRIARRQAEVFLHVRPDGESAIVRALFEEASLEAMALLAGVAVDDLRTLREAITTADRLVVIVGPEVRGAALRALAQVRLLTKPDATVHLLALAEDNNSAGTFDMGLSVNAAHLEADFGQSIRAAYLAGADPISNLGDHWRAALARLECLIVSELFLTETAKLAHVVFPAMSYAEQDGTFTNHAGQVQRVARLLEGDGNRRPDWLIVQALAKAMGCPMPSKGSASALLNDIALEVPGYAGVSFASLKQAPKGAFRLARPLAEPADRERLQASLGEQTALIDPAAPHDQRIVEMGEGLFARGTLLRHVKVFDDAQPFWEAHRGEWEAMNVETGWPVAAD from the coding sequence ATGGAACTCGTCACGCTTACGATAGACGGCAAGACCTACCAGGCCCCGAAGGGCATGCTCCTTCTGGAGTTCTGCACGGCACAGGGCATTGCCATTCCCAACTTCTGCTACTACCCCGATCTGACCTCCCAGGCGGCCTGCCGGATGTGTCTGGTGCGCATCGAAAAGGTGCCCAAGCTGGCTACCGCCTGTACCGTCACGATTACCGACGGCATGGTGGTCACGGCGAGTTCCGATGAAATCGTTGAAGCCCGCAAAGGCATGCTGGACTTCATCTTGGGCAACCACCCGCTCGACTGCCCGGTGTGTGACAAAGGCGGACAGTGCGAGTTGCAGGATATGGCCTTTCAGTACGGGGCCGTTTATGCCCACTATGAAGTTCCCAAAAACAACAAGGAAGAACGCCGGCTCTCGCCCTTCATTGCCTATGACGAACAGCGGTGCGTGAAGTGCTACCGCTGCGTGCGCGTGTGCGAAGACTGGATGGACGTGCACGCCCTGACCAAAATCTTTCGCGGCACCAATGAAGTCATCGGTTTTTACGGGCAGGACCTGCACTGCGAACAGTGCGGCAACTGCGTTGAAGTCTGCCCGGTTGGCGCGCTGCTTTCCGTGGACTCGCGCTTCAAAGCCCGTCCGTGGGATATGCGCGAACAACAGACAACCTGCTCGTTTTGTGCCGATGGCTGCCAGCTTGAACTGGGCGTCCGGGGCAAACAGTACGTCCGCGCGGCTTCCAAAGACCTGACCGGCATCAACGGCGAGTTTCTGTGCATCCGGGGCCGGTACGGCAGCGCCTACATCTCCAATCCGGCACGGCTGACGACGCCCCTGATTCGGCAGGGCAACGACCTCAAGCCGGCCACCTGGGACGAGGCTCTGGCGACGGCGGCCCGGCTTCTTTCCGGCATCCACAAACAGCACGGCGGAAATGCTGTAGCCATAGTGGGTTCCTCCCGGCTGACGAATGAAGCCAACTTTGCCCTGGCCCGCTTCGGCCGGACGCTCGACACGCCGCACCTGGCTCACTTCCGCAACGTCGAACTCGGCGATTTTTATGCCCATCTCTCGGCCCCGCTGGCCACGCACGAGGACATCAAGCAGGCCACGACCATTGTCCAAATCGGCGGCGACCCGACGGAATACAGCCCACTGACCGGCTTTGCCATGCGCTATGCCCAGCGGAAGCACGGCGCGCGCCTTCTGGTGATCAACCAGCGGGCAACACGCATCGCGCGGCGGCAGGCCGAGGTCTTCCTGCATGTGCGTCCCGACGGTGAAAGCGCCATCGTGCGCGCGCTCTTCGAGGAAGCCAGCCTGGAAGCGATGGCTCTGCTGGCGGGCGTTGCGGTGGATGACCTGCGCACGCTCCGCGAGGCCATCACAACGGCCGACCGGCTCGTGGTCATCGTCGGGCCGGAAGTGCGCGGTGCGGCGCTTCGCGCCCTGGCGCAGGTTCGTCTTCTCACGAAACCTGACGCGACGGTTCATCTGCTGGCGCTGGCGGAGGACAACAACTCGGCAGGCACGTTCGACATGGGGCTGTCGGTCAACGCGGCGCATCTGGAAGCCGACTTTGGACAGAGCATTCGCGCGGCCTATCTCGCCGGAGCCGATCCCATCTCGAACCTTGGCGACCACTGGCGCGCCGCGCTTGCCCGGCTGGAATGCCTCATCGTGAGTGAACTGTTCCTGACGGAAACGGCCAAACTGGCGCACGTTGTGTTCCCGGCCATGAGCTATGCCGAACAGGATGGCACGTTTACGAATCATGCCGGACAGGTGCAGCGGGTGGCACGTCTGCTTGAAGGCGACGGCAACCGCCGCCCGGACTGGCTGATTGTCCAGGCGCTGGCCAAAGCCATGGGCTGCCCGATGCCTTCCAAAGGTTCCGCCAGCGCCCTGCTCAATGACATCGCCCTGGAAGTGCCAGGCTACGCCGGGGTGAGTTTCGCCAGCCTCAAGCAGGCGCCCAAAGGCGCTTTCCGGTTGGCGCGGCCGCTGGCCGAACCGGCCGACCGGGAGCGCCTTCAGGCTTCCCTGGGGGAACAAACGGCACTCATTGACCCTGCGGCTCCTCACGACCAGCGGATCGTCGAAATGGGCGAGGGGCTGTTTGCGCGTGGGACGCTGCTTCGCCACGTCAAAGTCTTCGACGACGCCCAGCCCTTCTGGGAAGCGCACCGGGGTGAGTGGGAAGCCATGAATGTCGAAACCGGGTGGCCTGTGGCAGCGGACTGA
- a CDS encoding SpoIID/LytB domain-containing protein: MRLPETLRIGILTLFQPQEVTLAAGSRPATLHLDERPVALPPGRLCRVAKDAGGLALWQGERRLAIGTHLAVAAEDVTVEVTGRRTRLRRHFCGTLTVTPGEKHLQLVVTQPPEAVVAAVVSAELSPEAPSEAAKALAVVVRSYLVNHVGRHAGQGFDFCDSTHCQLFFGEQWARWEAGRETGGALSGLGKQAAADTQGEVLWEADGGLSDAYYTACCGGRTTTPAVAFGMGQDSTTATGVRCRWCREARFFAWMRRVDRRTLARALLPELAATESWNIAVAGRTPDGFVTSLVVQAGSRQITLPNYRFRHLVGQRLGWNLVLSNRYAIEPHGEWLVLRGQGFGHQVGLCLAGAIAQAQAGRHYRDILRHYFPKSACHNALQTDF, from the coding sequence GTGCGACTGCCGGAAACCCTGCGCATCGGCATCCTGACGCTGTTTCAGCCGCAGGAAGTCACTCTGGCGGCAGGTTCCCGGCCTGCCACTCTGCATCTCGATGAACGTCCCGTGGCGCTCCCGCCCGGCCGCCTCTGCCGGGTAGCAAAGGATGCCGGCGGCCTCGCTCTCTGGCAGGGTGAGCGACGGTTGGCCATCGGGACACATCTGGCCGTGGCCGCGGAGGATGTGACCGTGGAAGTGACAGGACGCAGAACCCGCCTGCGCCGGCATTTTTGTGGAACGCTCACGGTGACGCCCGGCGAAAAACATCTCCAACTCGTCGTGACCCAGCCGCCGGAAGCCGTTGTTGCGGCAGTGGTGAGCGCCGAGCTTTCGCCGGAAGCGCCGTCGGAAGCGGCCAAGGCGCTGGCAGTCGTCGTCCGCAGCTATCTGGTCAACCACGTTGGACGGCATGCCGGTCAGGGGTTCGATTTCTGTGACTCGACGCACTGCCAGTTGTTTTTCGGCGAGCAGTGGGCGCGGTGGGAAGCCGGACGCGAAACCGGCGGCGCCCTTTCGGGACTGGGAAAGCAGGCAGCCGCCGACACCCAGGGAGAAGTCCTGTGGGAAGCCGACGGCGGGCTGAGCGACGCCTACTATACGGCCTGCTGTGGCGGGCGCACGACGACGCCGGCCGTGGCTTTTGGTATGGGCCAGGACTCCACAACCGCCACGGGCGTCCGTTGCCGGTGGTGCCGGGAGGCACGTTTTTTCGCCTGGATGCGCCGGGTTGACCGGCGGACGCTGGCCCGCGCCCTCCTGCCGGAGCTGGCGGCAACGGAAAGCTGGAACATCGCTGTTGCCGGGCGTACACCGGACGGCTTTGTGACCAGCCTTGTCGTCCAGGCCGGTTCACGGCAAATCACCCTGCCCAACTATCGGTTCCGGCACCTGGTGGGGCAACGGCTGGGGTGGAACCTTGTCCTTTCCAACCGGTACGCCATTGAGCCGCATGGGGAATGGCTGGTGCTGCGCGGTCAGGGATTCGGCCATCAGGTCGGGTTGTGTCTGGCCGGGGCCATTGCCCAGGCACAGGCCGGACGGCACTACCGGGACATTCTCCGCCACTACTTCCCGAAATCCGCCTGCCACAACGCACTGCAAACTGACTTCTGA